The Polyangium aurulentum genomic interval AGCAGCGTCTTCGACTCCTCTTGCTTCGGCAACTGGCCGCTCACGTTCGCCATGAGGGGCGTCGGCATTTTCACGACCTTCTGCATCACCTGCGGCTCCATGGCCATCAGCACGTCTTTTACCTCGCCCGCGCCGACCTTCTCCGTGGTGAATGCGGTCCAATATCCCTCTCGCCGGGCCCTGATCTTGTGCTCCTTCTCCGGGTCCACGTAGATCTCGACCATGCGCGGATACTCCCAGCGAAAGGTGCCGTCGACCTCCAGCGAGACCCTGTCGACGTTCGTGCGGATGAGCAGCGTGCCGACCTTGCTCTTGGCCTCCTCGAGCTGCCGCGTGATGTACGCCGGCGAGCGGTGCGATAGCGGCAGCGGCGAGTGCAGGAGCGCGTACCGCAACTGCCGCGCCCCTTGGACCGTGCGGCCCGCGCGCAGGAGCGCCAGGCCCAGCTCCACGCCCACCGCGACGCATTCGCCCCGCGCGTTCGCCTCCTCGTAGGCCTCGATCGCCGTCTCCATGTCGCCGTCCTGCTCGGCGCGCTCCGCGCGCTCCAGGATCGGGGCGACGTTCGCGAGCACGATCTCGCTCCACGTCGGAGGCGGAGGCAGCACCGGCTGCGCGTGGGCGCTAGGGAGCGCCGAGATCAGCAGGGAAACGGCAAAAAGGGAGACATGCGTAACTTTCATGGGACAAGTTTTACCACGAACAAGTCCCGAGGGGTACGGTCATGACGAACCTTCGGTTTGTCCCCGGGCCGACCAACCCGAGGACCCCTCGTCCAGCCCGGTCAGAAGTCCTCGGCGCCCGAAAGGGCTGGTCGGGGTCGAAAGGGTGAACGTCGCCCGCCCCCTCCGGGCGTCCGCCGCCGAGCACGTATCCGACATCATGCTCCGCTTGCGGTCATCCCGCGCGTTCGCCAATACTCCCGCGGTTAAGTACCGGAGCCAAAATCATGTACCTACCCAACACCTCTGCATCCAGCGCGGTCTATCTCGACTACACCGACAACTTCGAAGGCGCGGCCGATGGCTGGAGCGGCGCGGAGACGATCGGGGACGAGCAGCGGCAGAAGATTACCGAGGCCAAAGATCTCGTCGTCAGCGAGGCCGCCAAGCTGCGCGCCGCCGCGGCGATCGTCGACGAGGCTTACCGGGCCGCCATCAAGGCGCGCGCGGTGTTCGGCATCCGCGACATCATCCTGGACCAGCGCATCATGAGCGCGAGCGACGCGCTGCTGAATGGCCTCGCCAATCGCAATCGCGAGCACCCCGCCTATCGTCAGGTCTTCAAGGAGGGCGCCGCCAGCGAGATCACCGGCGCCAAGCTCCGCGAGGAGCCCGAGCTCGCCCAGCGCGTCCTCGAGCGATTCGACGCTACCCCTGATTTCGACGGCAAGGCCACGGTCCGCAAGAACCTCGCCGAGGCGGTGCAGAAGAGCCTTTCGACGCGCGACGCGGTCGACGAGGCCGAGATGAACGAGAACAAGGCCGTCGACGCCGAGCTCGCGGCCCGCCTCGGCGTGCGAACGGCGCTCGAGCAGGCGTACGGCATGCTCCGCGCCGCGTTCCCCGGTCAGCGTCGCTTCGTGGAGTCGTTCTTCCTCAAGCGCGAACGCGCTTCCAGCAAGGCCGAAGGCGGCGAGAGCAAGCCGTCCGAGGGCGGCGCGGAGGGGACGAAGTAGGCGCGCGACGGCCAGAAAGCTTCCGCGGCGGCGGAACGGCGCGCAAGTGATTCCCGGACGCGCTTCGCCACCGCCGAGAGCCATGCGGAGCGCTCCGGGGCTGCCCGTGCAATGCGTAGCAGCGCGCCGGAGGCTCGGCGCGCCGCCATGGCATGCGGGGACGGCGTCCGAGCTCTCCGGGGCGGCGCTGGGATGTGGCGGAGAAGCTTGCCGGATGCCGAGAGCGAGCTTTCGGGAGCGTCACAGGCGGCCCGGGAGAGTCTGGGCGACATTTTGCCATTCGCGAGCGCCGGCCGGAACGTTCCGGCCGGCGTTCGTGTGTGCAGGAACGCGTTCGGAGGTCCTTGGGGCGGCGTTTGGACGTGGATTTGGTGATCCGGGAAACGGTTGGCAGGCGTGATCAGGCAGCCCAAGCGGCGAGGCCCAAACCTGACGAGGGGACGCGCTGGCGTGAGAGCCCCGGAGGTGGAGGGAAGAGCATGGCGAAGCTGATCGCAGGTCTCGGGGCGCTCGTTCGGGCGGTCGTTCTGGGTATAGGGCTCGACACGCACGCCTCCATCTGCGCTATCGAATCCGCTCGATGTGATCATGGTGCCGCGTCGCCCACTTGTACGTCGCCTCGAGCGACGCCTCTCCGGGTTTGATGTCTTCCACGCAGTAGAAGGTCTCGTTCAAGAGCAGGCAATCGCCCACGTCCCTGTAAGCACAAGGGTTGCGGTTGATCCCACGCCCCTTCCGCCCCCACTCCCACCCGCCGCCCCCCTCACAAATCCCTTCGAAATCCGGCCTCTCACGTCCGCTTCATCACCGCCAACCGACTGGCACAACCGCTCTGCGCGCGCGTAAACTGCGCCTTCGCCTGAAGGTGCAGCACGGCCTTCTCGGGGCACGGAAAAGAACCTCATGCGCGCGATCTCCGGATATATCCTCCTCGAAGAGCTCCACGAGGGCAGGAGCACGACCACTCTTCGCGCGGTGCGCGAATCGGACGAGCGGCCGGTGCTCGTGAAGGTCCTCACGAGCTCCGAGCCCTCCGCGCGTGAGACGGCCGCCCTCTGGCACGAACGCGCCATCCTGCGCGAGATCGAGGTCCCCGGCGTCGTGCCCGTGCTCGCGCTCGAACGCCAGGGAACCACGGCCAAGGCGCTCGTTTTCGAGGATCCGGGCGGTCGCACGCTCGCCGAGATCCTCTCGAAGCGGCGGCCCTCCATCGACGAGGTCATCCATATCGGCACCACGCTCGCGCGCACCCTCGAGGCCGTGCACGCGCGCGGGTTGATTCACAAGGATATCGGACCCCATAGCATCCTCGTCGACGAGGCCACGGGCGCCGTCCAGTTGATGGGTTTTGGGCTCTCCAGCCGCATGGCGCGCGAGGCGCCGCGCGCGGTCTCCCTCGAGAACCTCGAGGGGACGCTCGCTTATATGTCGCCCGAGCAGACCGGGCGCATGAATCGGTCCGTCGATCGCCGCACCGATCTCTATTCCCTCGGCGCCACCCTCTACGAGGCCCTCACCGGCGCGCCGCCTTTTTCGGGGGATCCCGCCGAGATCGTCCACGGCCACATCGCGCGCAGGCCCGCCTCGCCCGACGAGGAGGACCCGCGCGTCCCGCGCGCCCTCTCGCGGGTCGTCCTCAGGCTGCTCGAAAAGAATGCCGAGGATCGCTATCAGAGCGCCGCCGGGCTCGCCGCCGATCTCGAGGCATGCGCGCGCGCCCTCGCCGCCGGCGAGGAGGCCGAGCCGTTTCTGCTCGGCCGCCACGACCGGCCCGATACCCTGCGCATCCCCGAAAAGCTCTATGGCCGCAAGGCCGAGGAGGGGGCCCTCGCGGCCGCGCTCGAGCGCGCTCAGAATGGCGCAGCCGCGCTCGCCGTCGTCTCCGGATGGGCAGGCATCGGCAAGAGCGCGCTCGTCCACGAGCTGGAGGCGCGCGTCGCGAGGACCGGCGGCCGCTTCGCAGCCGGCAAGTTCGATCAATACAATCGCAGCGCGCCCCTCTCCGCCGTCGCGCAGGCCCTGCGCGATCTCGTCCGCCAGATCCTCGGCGAGCGCTCCGAGCGGCTCGAGGCCCACCGCGACCGCATCATGGCCGCGCTCGGCCCGAATGGCGACCTCGTCACGGGCCTCGTCCCCGAGCTTTCGTTCGTCATCGGCGCCCAGCCGCCCGTGCCGCCCCTCGGCGGCGCAGAGGCACAGAATCGCTTCTTCCTCGCCCTGTCGAGCTTCCTCGCCGCTTTCACCGCCCCCGAGCAGCCGCTCTTGCTCTTCCTCGACGACATGCAATGGGCCGACGCCTCGTCGCTCAAGCTGCTCGAGGCGATCTTCGCCGACAAGGCCTCGTCCCACCTGCTCGTGGTCGGCGCCCACCGCGATAACGAGGTCGACGCCGCGCACCCCTGGCCGCTCACCGCTGCCGCGATCGAGGGCGCGGGCGCGCCCGTCACCGAGATCGCGCTCGGGCCGCTCGCGCAATCGGACGTGGCCGATCTCGTCGCCGACGCCCTCGGCGCCTCCCACGAGGACGCGCTTCCGCTCGCGCGCGTGGTCTTCGAGCAGACCCAGGGCAACCCGTTCCATACGAAGCAATTGCTCCGCGCGCTGCACGACGAGGGCCTCGTCCGCTTCGACGTCGAGGCGGGCGCGTGGCGCTTCGACCTCGACGCCGTGCGCGCGCGCCCCGCCGCGCCCGACGTCGTCGATTTCATGGCCGCCCGCATCGCGGCGCTGCCCGAGGACGTGCGCGAGGTGCTCGAGCTCGGCGCCGCGATCGGGCACGCATTCGATTTCCACACGCTCGCCACCCTTCACGGAAAACAGCGCGCCGAGACGGCCTCGGCGCTCTGGCGCGCGCTGGAGCAAGGCCTGATCGTCCCCGAGGACATCGACGAGCTCGCCGTCGACACGGCCGCCACCGCCCCGGGGATGCCGCTGCGCTATCGATTCCTCCACGACCGCGTCCAGCAGGCCGCCTATTCGCTCGTCGGCGCCGACAGGCGCGCGACCTTGCACCTCGGCATTGGCCGCCTTCTCTGCGCCGACAAGCGCCCCGAGCAGCTCGCCGATCTGACCTTCGACGTCGCCCGCCACCTCGGGCTCGGCGCCGCGCTCATCACCGACCCCGCCGAGCGCGTGCGCGCCGCGGCCGTCCAGCTCGCCGCAGGCCGCAAGGCGCGCGCAGCGGCGGCCTACGAGGCGGCGCTCGGCCATTTCCGCAGCGGCACCGAGCTGTTGCCCGAGGGCGCCTGGGACGACCATTACGCGCTCGCCCTCGCCCTGCACAGAGACCGCGCCGAGGCCGAGGTCGTCACGGGAAACCTCGCCGAGGCCGAGCGCATCTACCCCGAGGCCCTCGCCCGCGCCCGCACGGCGCTCGACAAGGTCTCCATTCTCTCCGTGCAGGCCACGCACGCGCAGCTCGACGGCCGCTATGCGGACACGATCCGCGCCCAGCGCGAGGGGCTCGCGCTCCTCGGCTGGCCCCTGCCCGACGAGGAGGCCATCCTGAAGGCGCTCCTCGACGTGAAGATGGCCGAGATCGACGCGATCGTGGCCGCGCGCGGCGTGGAGGCGCAGCTTCGGGCCCCGAAGATGAAGGACCCGGGCCAGCTCGCCGCCATGGAGCTCGCGCAGGGTCTGTTTTACGCGGCATACCTCGGGGGCGACAAGACGCTCGCCTTCCTCGCCGTCGTCGAGATGGTCACCGCCTCGCTCGAGCAAGGCAATGGCCCGCTCTCGCCCTTCGCGTACATCGGCTACGGCATGGTCGCGGGGCTGCTCGGCGATCACGAGCGCGGCCAGCGGATCGCCCGCATGGGCATCGAGCTGGTCGACCAGTTCGACAACCCGGCCATCAAGTGCCTGGCGAATTATCTGTACGCGGCCGACGTGCATAGCTGGGGGCGCCCGCTGCGCGAGGTCGACCCGTTCTACGACCGCACCTATTCCTACGGCCTTCTGTCCGGGGACTGGATCACGGTCGGCTACATGATCATGAACGGCAACTGCGACCGGCTCACGCGCGGCGACGCGCTCGGAGACGTCCTGTCGCGGGCGCAGGCGCACCTGGTCTTCCTCGAGCGCGCCAAGAATCACACCGCCATCGAGCTGCTCCGCGCAGGCGTCATCCAGCCGATCCGCGCCCTGCGCGGCGAGACCGTCTCGCCGGATTCGTTCGACGGCGGCGGCTTCTCCGAGGCCGGGCACCTCGCCAGGTATGCCGGCCTCGATTACCACGCCGCCTGGCTCGATTACGCGCGCATTCGTCACGCGTTCATCATGGGCGACGTGGCGCGCTTCGCCTCGCTCTGGGGACAGCTCGACGTCATCGAGTCGGCCGTCCCGACCCACGCGAACAAGGTCCCCGAGACGAACTTCTACGTCGCCCTCATGCGCGCGCGCGTGGCCGGGGGCCTCTCGGTGGCCGAGCGCGAGCCGCACCTCGCCGAGATTCGCCGCATCGAGGGCAAGCTCGCGCGCTGGGCGAAGGTCGCGCCCGACAACGTGCAGCACAAGCTCCTGCTCGTGCGCGCGGAGCTTCTGCGGCTCGAGGGGCGCGGGTTCGAGGCCATGGACCTCTACGAGGCCGGCATCGCCGCGGCCCACGAGGCCCGATACGTGAACAACGAGGCCGTCGGCTGCGAGCTTTACGCGCGCTTCTGGATGGCCCAGGGCCGCAGCGAGATCGCGGCGCTCTATCTGCGCAAGGCCAGGGCGCATTACGAGGCGTGGGGCGCGCGCGCCAAGGCCCAGGCGCTCTTCGAGGAGCATCACGAGCTGCTCGCGGTCTCGGGCGAGGAGGCCGAATCCGAGGCCCCGCGCCCCCCGCCGCCCCGCGCCACGGTCCTCCCCGCGCGGCCCGAGCCCGAGGGCCCCGATGCATTCGATCTGATGACCGTCCTGCGCGCGAGCCAGGCCATCGCCGGCGAGGTGGTGCTCGGGCGGGTGCTCGAGCGCGTGGCGCGCATCGTCGTCGAGAGCGCCGGCGCGACGTCGGCCGCCATCATCCTCGCGCGCGAAGGCGAGCTGGTGCTCGCCGCGCGCATGTGCGTCGACCCGGACGTCGTGGAGGCCGGATCCGCCGCGCCCATCGAGGATCGCGCCGATCTGCCGACGAGCGTCATCACCTACGTCGCCCGCACGCGCGAGATCGTCGAGATCTCGGGCGACGCGGAAGACGCGAGGTTCTCCGCGGATCCATACCTGATCAGGCAGTCGCCGCGGTCGATCTTCGCGGTGCCGCTCCTGCACCAGGGGCGCCTGACGGGCGTGCTCTACCTCGAAAATCGCCTCACCGAGGCCGCGTTCGGGCGCGGGCGCGGGGAGCTGTGCGAGCTCCTCGCCGCGCAGGCCGCGATCGCGGTCGAGAATGCGCTGCTCTACGCCGACCTCGAGGCGATGACGAGCAAGCTGCGCGTGGCGAACGAGCGGCTCGAGCGCGACGTGCAGGACCGGACCGAGGCGCTCGCGCTGGCCAATGACAGGCTCGTCGAGGAGCTCGCCGAGCGAGCCCGGACCGAGGCGGCGCGCGCGTCCCTGCAGGAGGAGATCATCCGCATGCAGGAGGCGAAGCTCGCGGAGATGGCGGCGCCGCTCATCCCGATCGCGAGCGACGTCGCGGTGATGCCGCTCATCGGGGCCGTCGACGCGCGGCGCGGGGCGCAGGTGCTCGAGACCGCGCTGCGGGGGGCGACCGAGCGCGGGGCGCGCGCCTTGATCCTCGACGTCACCGGCATGCGCGAGATCGACGCCGAGGCGGTGCGGGCGCTCGTCGATACGGTGAGCGCGCTGCGCCTCGTGGGCGCCCAGGCCATCCTGACGGGGGTGCGCGCGGACATGGCGCAGAAGATGATCGCGCTCGGCATCGATCTATCCCACATCCCCATCCGCAGCACCCTCGCGAGCGGCATCGATCTGGCGCGCCGCCCCCGCGCCGGCGCACGCTGAAAAGCCCGAACTGCCCGCCTTTTCTTCCTTCGCTGTCGGGAATCTCTCCGCCTGCGGGAAAGGCGAGGAACGGCTTGCGACGAGAATGCGCATCGGGCTACGATTTGCTCGGGGCGAGTCCATTCTCGGTCGCCCCCCGCGCCCGGCGCGGCGGTGGACTGTCTTCTCTTTCGAGGATTCCCTCCGGAGTAGTGCCCCTATGAAATCGACGGCGCATCGGCTTCTCCCCAGGAACAAGCACCAAGGGCCGCCCATCGCCCCCGCGGCCCCCCCGAAGCCCGCGACGCTGGCCGTGCGGCGGCGGAGCTTCATGCTGGCGCTGCTCGTGGGCGCGTCGGTCACCGCGATCGGGTGCGGGTCGTCGGACGAGCAAAAGCCGGCCGTGCCCCCGCCCGCCGAGGGCGTGTCGATCCCCGAGGTCCGGGAGGGCGAGGACGTCTTCGCCTACATCGAGCGCGTGAAGGGCGGCTTCGATCAGACGCTCTACAAGGGGATCATCGGCGCCGCGAACGAATTCAAGGAGGGCGATCAGGCCCTCGGGATCGCCGCCGCCGACGAGGTTTCCCGCAAAAATGCGCGCATTCTGCTCGGAAACACGAAGGTGGGCGATCTCGTCGATCGGCCGGTCTACGTGGACCTGGTCTACGACCTCATCATGCAGGAGGTCGATCCCAAGGCGCTCGAGGGCGTGCGCGCCTTCACGCTGGGCGAGCTGAAGGCATTCGTGCTGGGTAAACCCGAGGCGGAGATCAAGGCGATCATGCCGGGGCTGCCGAGCGACATCATCGCGATGGTGGTCAAGCTGATGAGCAACGACGAGCTCATCGCGGTGGGGGGGAAGGTGTTCAACCCGCTGCCGGGCACGAACCTCGGGGCGAAGGGCTACATGGGCGCGCGCATCCAGCCCAATTCGCCGACGGACAACACCGACGACATCATCTGGCAGGTGTTCAACGGCTGGGCGTTCGCGGTGGGCGACGTGGTGCTCGGAAACAACCCGGTCTCGAGCGAGGTGGCGAGCGTGCACGCGATCGAGGAGGCGCTGCGCGACGTGCTCGAGACGTTCGGCATCCAGGACGTGATGCCCCACTGCGTGCTCGCGCATATCGACGTGCAGGCCGAGGTGGAGAAGCAGTTCCCGGGCTCGACGGCGCTGTGGTTCCAGAGCCTCGGCAGCACGGCGGCCGCGAATGGGACGTTCGACGTGACCGTGGACAAGATGCTGGCCCACGCGGCGGAGCGGACGGACAAGTACGGTTTGTATTTCGAGACGGGGCAGGGCGCCGACGCGACGAACGGGCACGGCGAGGGCTTCGACATGGTGGTGCACGAGTCGCGCAAATACGGCTTCGCGCGCGCGCTGAAGCAGAAGGTGGCCGACGCGCAAGCGGGCGCCGGCAACCAGCCCGCGCCCTGGGTGCATTTGAACGACGTCGCGGGCTTCATCGGGCCCGAGGTGTTCCGCTCGAAGGAGCAGCTCGTTCGCTGCTGCCTCGAGGACATCGTGATGGGCAAGCTGCACGGCCTGATGATCGGCCTCGACGTCTGCTCGACGCTGCACATGGACGTGAGCCTCGACGACCTCGACTGGTGCCTCGAGCAGATCATGCCCGCGAACCCGGGCTATTTGATGGCCCTGCCCACGAAGAACGACCCGATGCTGAGCTACTTGACCACCGCATTCCAGGACCACGTCCGGATCCGCGAGAAGTTCGGCTACAAGGTCGACGAGAAGATGTGGACGTTTTACCAGGAGCTCGGCGTCATCGACGCGGCCGGCAAGCCGACGGACAAATTCGGCGATCCGAAGTGGGTCTACCTGCAATACCGCAAGAAGAAGAACGACCTGCGCACGGACGCCGAGATCCTGGCCGAGGCGGACGCGAAGATCGCCGAGATCACGAAGCGCGGCGTGTGGATCGCGCAGGGGCACGGGCAGAACCCGTGGGATCTGAACCCCGAGCTCGACAAGTACATCCGCTTCCTCTACGAGGACGGCAAGAAGAGCATCTGGGCCGAGCTCCCGCCCGATTTCACGGATTCGATCCCCGCGGCCGTGTCCGTGTGGACCGGATCGAAGAACCGCGAGGATTACATCCTGCACCCGCCGTCGGGCGAGCGCATTCACGACGACGCGGTGAAGACGCTCGAGGAGCTGCGCGGAAAGCACGCGGGGCAGTACAACGTGCAGCTCATGATCTCGGACGGCCTCAATGCCCTGGCCATCACGGATCAGGGCCACCTCGCCCCGTACCTCGAGGCGGTGCGCAAGGAGCTGGAGGCGGCGGGCTACAAGGTGGCGCCCGAGCACATCGTGTGCGTGTCGGGGCGCGTTCGCGCGGGCTATCACGCCGGGGAGATCCTCTTCGGGAGCCTGCCGGACAAGGCGAGCAAGCGCGCGATCGTGCACATCATCGGCGAGCGCCCCGGCTCCGAGCACCACGCGTACTCGGTCTACACGACGGCGCCGAAGGTCGAGGTGTGGGGGACCGAGGGCACGGTCGACCACGACATCACGAAGGTGATCTCCGGCATCGCCGACACGGCGACGACGCCCGCCGACGCCGCAAAGGCGACGGTGACGCAGCTCAACGACCTGTTCGCGGTTCCCTGAGGATTGCGCGTGGCTGGGGGGCGCCGGGGGGCGCCCCTCTATTCGGGCAACGCGATCTCCCGCAAATCACTCCCCGCCGCATACGAATAGCTCACGTGCGAATCGAACCCGCCGACCGTGACCCCGATGGGCACGCCGGCGAGGATCCTGTGCACGCCGTCGTTCTGCATGCCGGGCAGGACCTCGACCGGGTCCGTCTTGGGATGGATCACCGGGAAGCTGAGCTGGCAGCGGTAGACGAAGAATGCGGGCGTGGGCGAGCCGCGCTCCTCGGGGGTGAGGCCGTCGGCGGGCGCGATCTCGCAGCGATCGAAGCCGAGGAGCTCCCCGTCGAGAAGCACGCCCTGGCCCGCCGGCGCCACGATCGCCACGTAGTCGAAGGCGTATTTGTCGGGCGTCAGGAACACGTAATCGGGCCGGAATTGCTCGATGGGCGGGAGAATGACGAGGCTCGGATCGCCGCCCGGGAGCCCCGTCTTCACGCCCGCCGCGGCCTGGCTCGCCATGACCTGCATGGCGATCACGGGCTCGGTGCTCTCGGCCATGAAATCGCGGTAAACGGTGACCTCGCGGAAGTCGCCGAGCCATTTCAGCACGATGAGGTCGTGCGGCGGCGGCAGCGTGGTCTCGATCTTGGCGCCGTGCACGGACGCCGCGACGAAGCGCACGTAATCGGGCTCGGGCACGGGCTCGATGAGCGCGCCGGCCTCCTTGACCATGCGCGTGCGGCTCGGGTTGTGCGCGATCGCGAAGGTCTTGCCCGCCGTGCGGATCGGGTCGAGCTGATCCTCGAGGTGGTCGGCGCAGCAGCGCCGCTCGGAGAGCTTCGGGAAATGCGGCGCGTCGGACGCCTCGCCGCCCGTGAAGACCGCAATGGGCTTGTCGGCCTCGATCAAAGTGCCGGTGAAATCGGCATTGAAATCGCCCGTCTCGAGGTTCAGGACGTCGAAGGCCGAGATCGTCGCCTCGATGAGGCCATGGGCGGGCGTCTCGGGCACCGGGCCGCCGCCGACCACGCGGGTCTTCGGCTTCACCCGCACGGTCGTGCCCTCCGCGGTTCCCACGATGGTGAGAAACGAGCGGAGGTGGATCGGGTCGCTGGGATCGAAATTGGTGTTCGGATCGTCGGTCGCCGCGATCGTCTGCGGCCAGCCCGCGACGACATACGCCGTCACCAGCTCCTGGGTGCCGAAGGAGAGCGCCTCGGTGGGCTTCAGGAGCGAGGCGTCGTTCGAGAAGACGTTCACGTTCTCGAGCGGATTGAACTGGTAAGCGACGACCGGGAAATTCGAGCGGAGGCGATAGGCGTGGCGCGTGAGCGCGGTGTGCGTGCCCGTGTCGTATTCGCCCTCGGGGCTGCCGTCGACCTCGCGCGGGCCGAGCTTGAACACCTGCAAATTGAGCGGCGCGATGACCGCCGTCGCGATGTCGTAAGGCGCGGGCGCGTCGCCGGGCTGGCCGTCGTCCTGCGCGATGCGCACCTCGACCGCGACGTCGGGGTGGGGGTTCGAGACGACGACCGCGAACTGCTGCGCGGCCGCGTTGCTCGTGGGGTCGATCATCGCGTTGTCGAGATCGACCGCCCAGTACTCGCAGCCGACGTTGCTCTTCTCGACGATCGCGCGGCTGCAGAGGTTCACGCAGATCCCCGCGCGGCAGGCAGAGCCCGTCGAGGGATCGCAGGTGTCGATGATCTCGGCCTCGCTGCCGTCGTCCTTGCACCGGAACGCGTCCTGCCCCTTGCAGCCGAGCTCGCTCGGGATGCAGGCCGTGCAGCGCAACAGCGAGGGCGCGCAGACGAGGCCCCGCGCGGCGCAGTCGTCCACGGTCGTCCACGCAGGGCCCGCGCCGTCGTCCTCGCAGCGCTCGAGGGCGCTCGTGCAGCGCTCCTGGCCGACGACGCACACGGGGCCTTGCGGGGGCGGCTTCTCGACCTCGACCTCCTCCCAGCGCGTCGAGCGATCGAAGCAGCTCGCGATGGTGGCGACGGCGAGGGCGGCGAGCGGAAGACGGCGCCGCATCACAGGAACGAGGGGAAGGCGTCGAGCGCGTACGCCGCCATGCCGCCCGGCCGGATGTCGCGATAGCGCAGCTTCGTGTAGTCGAACGCGTCGACGCGCCCGCCGTGGACGCCGATCGTGATCGGCCCCGAAGGCAGCGCGCCGGCAGGGAAGGGGAAGCCCGAGAGATCGGGGACCTCGATCGCGTGCGAGCCCTTGGGCACCACCACGGTCCAGCGCACGAGGCCGTTGCCGCTCACGATGTCGTAGACGCTGAGATCGATCG includes:
- a CDS encoding IgGFc-binding protein, yielding MRRRLPLAALAVATIASCFDRSTRWEEVEVEKPPPQGPVCVVGQERCTSALERCEDDGAGPAWTTVDDCAARGLVCAPSLLRCTACIPSELGCKGQDAFRCKDDGSEAEIIDTCDPSTGSACRAGICVNLCSRAIVEKSNVGCEYWAVDLDNAMIDPTSNAAAQQFAVVVSNPHPDVAVEVRIAQDDGQPGDAPAPYDIATAVIAPLNLQVFKLGPREVDGSPEGEYDTGTHTALTRHAYRLRSNFPVVAYQFNPLENVNVFSNDASLLKPTEALSFGTQELVTAYVVAGWPQTIAATDDPNTNFDPSDPIHLRSFLTIVGTAEGTTVRVKPKTRVVGGGPVPETPAHGLIEATISAFDVLNLETGDFNADFTGTLIEADKPIAVFTGGEASDAPHFPKLSERRCCADHLEDQLDPIRTAGKTFAIAHNPSRTRMVKEAGALIEPVPEPDYVRFVAASVHGAKIETTLPPPHDLIVLKWLGDFREVTVYRDFMAESTEPVIAMQVMASQAAAGVKTGLPGGDPSLVILPPIEQFRPDYVFLTPDKYAFDYVAIVAPAGQGVLLDGELLGFDRCEIAPADGLTPEERGSPTPAFFVYRCQLSFPVIHPKTDPVEVLPGMQNDGVHRILAGVPIGVTVGGFDSHVSYSYAAGSDLREIALPE